A genomic stretch from Carassius auratus strain Wakin chromosome 37, ASM336829v1, whole genome shotgun sequence includes:
- the LOC113055848 gene encoding fibronectin type 3 and ankyrin repeat domains protein 1-like isoform X1, with translation MDPAAGEQVTVGQVSHHSIELIWTREHGTNWTDPPENWTCFILEQRKDRKHTYKQIHKGYNTRFTVENLEPKTTYTFRLKVTWPSGQLRYYPSVTASTEKEPLNGRNLHNAVLKSDELELCRVLQSIKVSVDVPDKLDFTPLMMAAMKGFTRGVQLLVNHGADVNRKNSSGKDSLMLACFHGHLDVVKFLRSCGASWSSQDRSGCCALHWAAAGGHLPLLQYLIQDGCEVDVRDGASWTPLMIVSVITGDTAAASLLITAGADVNLQDRNGKTPLMVAVLNNYERLVRVLLENGADPNIQNQAGVSAVQMAHAFERKNIISLLVNEK, from the exons CAGGTGAGCAGGTGACTGTAGGACAGGTGAGTCATCACAGCATCGAGCTCATCTGGACTCGAGAACACGGCACGAACTGGACCGACCCTCCGGAAAACTGGACCTGTTTCATCCTGGAGCAGAGGAAGGAcagaaaacacacatataaacagaTACATAA GGGGTACAACACACGGTTCACGGTGGAGAATCTGGAACCGAAGACCACCTACACATTCAGACTGAAGGTCACGTGGCCGTCCGGTCAGCTGCGTTATTACCCATCAGTCACTGCTTCTACAGaaa aggagCCTCTGAATGGGAGGAATCTTCACAACGCCGTCCTCAAGAGTGATGAGCTGGAGCTCTGTCGAGTGTTGCAGTCGAT AAAAGTCTCAGTGGATGTTCCTGACAAGCTGGACTTTACTCCTTTAATGATGGCGGCCATGAAGGGCTTTACtag AGGAGTTCAGCTTTTGGTGAATCATGGTGcagatgtgaacagaaaaaacAGCAGTGGTAAAGACAG CCTGATGCTGGCATGTTTCCACGGGCACCTGGACGTGGTGAAGTTCCTGCGCAGCTGCGGGGCGTCCTGGAGCTCTCAGGACCGATCGGGCTGCTGCGCCCTGCACTGGGCCGCAGCTGGAGGACACCTGCCCCTCCTGCAGTACCTCATACAGGACGGATGTGAG GTCGATGTGCGGGACGGCGCCTCCTGGACGCCCCTCATGATCGTCTCGGTCATAACCGGAGACACGGCTGCAGCTTCACTGTTAATCACAGCTGGAGCTGATGTTAATTTACAGGACAGAAACGGGAAAACACCGCTGATG GTGGCTGTGCTGAATAATTATGAGCGTCTAGTTAGAGTCCTGCTGGAGAATGGAGCCGACCCAAACATTCAGAACCAG gctGGAGTTAGCGCTGTGCAGATGGCACACGCATTTGAAAGGAAG AATATCATCAGTCTGCTTGTGAATGAGAAGTGA
- the LOC113055848 gene encoding fibronectin type 3 and ankyrin repeat domains protein 1-like isoform X2 yields MDPAGEQVTVGQVSHHSIELIWTREHGTNWTDPPENWTCFILEQRKDRKHTYKQIHKGYNTRFTVENLEPKTTYTFRLKVTWPSGQLRYYPSVTASTEKEPLNGRNLHNAVLKSDELELCRVLQSIKVSVDVPDKLDFTPLMMAAMKGFTRGVQLLVNHGADVNRKNSSGKDSLMLACFHGHLDVVKFLRSCGASWSSQDRSGCCALHWAAAGGHLPLLQYLIQDGCEVDVRDGASWTPLMIVSVITGDTAAASLLITAGADVNLQDRNGKTPLMVAVLNNYERLVRVLLENGADPNIQNQAGVSAVQMAHAFERKNIISLLVNEK; encoded by the exons GTGAGCAGGTGACTGTAGGACAGGTGAGTCATCACAGCATCGAGCTCATCTGGACTCGAGAACACGGCACGAACTGGACCGACCCTCCGGAAAACTGGACCTGTTTCATCCTGGAGCAGAGGAAGGAcagaaaacacacatataaacagaTACATAA GGGGTACAACACACGGTTCACGGTGGAGAATCTGGAACCGAAGACCACCTACACATTCAGACTGAAGGTCACGTGGCCGTCCGGTCAGCTGCGTTATTACCCATCAGTCACTGCTTCTACAGaaa aggagCCTCTGAATGGGAGGAATCTTCACAACGCCGTCCTCAAGAGTGATGAGCTGGAGCTCTGTCGAGTGTTGCAGTCGAT AAAAGTCTCAGTGGATGTTCCTGACAAGCTGGACTTTACTCCTTTAATGATGGCGGCCATGAAGGGCTTTACtag AGGAGTTCAGCTTTTGGTGAATCATGGTGcagatgtgaacagaaaaaacAGCAGTGGTAAAGACAG CCTGATGCTGGCATGTTTCCACGGGCACCTGGACGTGGTGAAGTTCCTGCGCAGCTGCGGGGCGTCCTGGAGCTCTCAGGACCGATCGGGCTGCTGCGCCCTGCACTGGGCCGCAGCTGGAGGACACCTGCCCCTCCTGCAGTACCTCATACAGGACGGATGTGAG GTCGATGTGCGGGACGGCGCCTCCTGGACGCCCCTCATGATCGTCTCGGTCATAACCGGAGACACGGCTGCAGCTTCACTGTTAATCACAGCTGGAGCTGATGTTAATTTACAGGACAGAAACGGGAAAACACCGCTGATG GTGGCTGTGCTGAATAATTATGAGCGTCTAGTTAGAGTCCTGCTGGAGAATGGAGCCGACCCAAACATTCAGAACCAG gctGGAGTTAGCGCTGTGCAGATGGCACACGCATTTGAAAGGAAG AATATCATCAGTCTGCTTGTGAATGAGAAGTGA